AATTGCAAAAAACCTTCATGAGCTCTACTACTTCTGCAACACACGCTTGCTTAAAGCTAACCTGCTGATGGACACTGGCTGCATTGATGAAGTTATCAAAATTATCGACGGCGTGCGCGATGCATACGCTCAGATTATTGATACCCCAGAAGCAATTGAAGCTATGAAAAACAACGCCGCTATGCCGAGTACACAGACAACTGCGCACGCTAATTCTGGTGTATTCAGCCAGCAGCCCGTTCAATCTGCTCAGCCTGTTGCACAACCAGCAAAACGCGCCGGTGCTGCCATGTACCAGAAGATGGCAACATCCGCATAGGCGCACACAATTTTCTTTGCTTTTGAAAAGCATAAAAAAAGACCACGTCTTCTGATGTGGTCTTTTTTTATGCTCTAGGAATTTTTTTCCGTATACAGTCAGCTAAAACGCGGCGTTCTCTTCAGAACTATTTTCCAGTTCAATAGCTGCCCACTGCCTTGTCCACCCTTGCACCGGTTTTTTCATAGACCGTGCAATAGCTGTTGTCACAACCCACATGGGATCAGACGGCAGTCTGGTTTCTGCTTTAAATAATAAGAAGTCACGAGTCCTGTCTTTATCCATGTAGGCGAACTGGTTCATAGACCAAATCAACGCACCTGTTCTCGTGTCGTAAATATTAAGCGTAACGCCGAGTCGTGCACCTGTAACACTCCCACCGTCATAAAAATCTGTCAGCTCGCCCGTAATAGCAAACAATGCACCACGCTGACGCGCAAGACGCACTGCGTAGCTTGGAGAATATGACGTTGCAAGTTCACTGAATTCCAGCACCGTAAAAGGAGCATCGCGCAGCCATTCTCGCCAGAAACCTTTT
This window of the Halodesulfovibrio sp. MK-HDV genome carries:
- the fliS gene encoding flagellar export chaperone FliS, coding for MKTAAQAYFSTQVSTTSQGQLLIMLYEGCIKFLNQAKTSIEEKDVAKKGMLITRAMDIINELDSSLNAEAGGEIAKNLHELYYFCNTRLLKANLLMDTGCIDEVIKIIDGVRDAYAQIIDTPEAIEAMKNNAAMPSTQTTAHANSGVFSQQPVQSAQPVAQPAKRAGAAMYQKMATSA